A single genomic interval of Lynx canadensis isolate LIC74 chromosome A2, mLynCan4.pri.v2, whole genome shotgun sequence harbors:
- the LOC115501723 gene encoding LOW QUALITY PROTEIN: spindle and kinetochore-associated protein 2-like (The sequence of the model RefSeq protein was modified relative to this genomic sequence to represent the inferred CDS: inserted 1 base in 1 codon) → MEAEVDKLELMFQKXSDLDYIQYRLEYEIKTSHPDTAGRRNPVTFLKELSAIKSRYQTLYARFKPIGIEQKDSKNRICAVNKTMTMIQELRKQTDVELSPLTKGEKTAAEQLKSFVLTDEEVGLQKGILMERRSIPERFKKMSC, encoded by the exons ATGGAGGCGGAGGTCGATAAGCTGGAACTGATGTTCCAGA GCTCTGATCTGGATTACATTCAATACAGGCTGGAATATGAAATCAAGACTAGTCATCCTGATACAGCAGGCAGGAGAAATCCAGTTACCTTCTTAAAGGAATTGTCAGCAATAAAGTCTCGATATCAAACTTTGTATGCCCGCTTTAAACCAATTGGTATAGAACAGAAAGACAGTAAGAACCGCATTTGTGCTGTCAATAAGACGATGACCATGATACAAGAACTACGAAAGCAAACAGATGTGGAGCTGTCACCACTGACTAAAGGAGAGAAAACTGCAGCAGAGCAATTAAAATCTTTTGTTCTGACTGATGAAGAAGTGGGCTTGCAAAAGGGAATTCTAATGGAGAGGAGATCCATCCCAGAAAGATTTAAGAAGATGTCTTGTTAG